The DNA segment TCTTACAGAGGTTTTAGGGGTGGCTTTTATCTCTTCCTCTTTTAGGGATGCTATAGCTTTTGGTATACTTATAATCATATTGATAGTAAAGCCATCTGGTCTTTTTGGCAAGAAAACCAAAGAAAAGGTATAACGAGGTAGCGATGGATTTTTCATTTTTGTTTAATGACTATGTTGTTCAAGTAGCTACAAACACCGGAATTAACATAATAATGGTTTTAGGACTAAACCTTATCACGGGTGTGACTGGCCAGCTTTCCCTGGGGCATGCTGCATTCATGAGTATTGGAGCTTATTCTTCAGCTCTTGTGTCTACAAAATTGGGGGCACCTTTTATAGTATCCCTCTTGTGTGGAACTTTTACAGGGGCTATCTTCGGAGCCATTTTGGGGATACCTATATTGAGACTAAGGGGTGATTATCTTGCGATAGCAACCCTTGGGTTTGGGGAGATCATAAGAGTGTTTTTACTGAACACCGATTTCGTAGGCGGTGCTCTGGGGATTTATAATATACCTGATAAGACAAATTTCTGGATTGTATTGGGATTAGTTATATTCTCAATAGTTTTTATGCAGAGGCTTGAAAAGTCAAGGCATGGAATGGCTATAAAGAGTATTAGAGAAGATGAGATAGCCTCAGAAATGATGGGGATTAATATCTCAAAATATAAAATCATTTCTTTTACAATAGGTTCTGCTTTTGCAGCATTGGGTGGAACTCTTTATGCTCATTTTATGACATATATAAACCCTGTTGACTTCGGTTTTATGAAATCTATTGAGCAGTTATGTATGTTGGTATTAGGTGGTATGGGCTCTATTTTTGGTGCTGTAGCTGGTACAATTGTTTTGAGTACAATCCCTGAATTTTTAAGATTTGCATCCGAATATAGGATGCTTACCTATGGTGTTGTGCTGATTATCATGATGATCTTTAGGCCTCAAGGGCTGTTTGGAAAAATTAAGGTAAATGTATAGGTGAATTATGTCTGAGATTATACTCGAGCTAAAAAATATATCGATGCACTTTGGTGGATTAAAAGCTGTCGATGATGTTTCGTTTGTCATCAACAAAGGGGAGATCTTAAGTCTCATAGGACCTAATGGTGCAGGAAAAACGACTGCTTTTAATGTTATAACCGGTGTATATATACCCACTGCCGGTGAGGTTATTTTTAAAAACACAAGGCTCAATGATCTTAAGCCTTATCAAATAACAGAGTTAGGTATTGCAAGAACCTTTCAAAACATACGGTTGTTTGATCAGTTAACAGCTCTTGATAACATCATAATAGCTATGCATTGTAGAAGAAAATCGAATATGTTACAATCTATTATTAGAACTTTTGCGTATATTGCTGAGGAAAAGCAGTGTATAGCTGAGGCAGAGGCTTTGTTGGACTACATGGGGTTGTTGGGGGATAAGGATGAGCAAGCCCAAAATCTCCCTTATGGTAAGCAGAGAAAGCTTGAGATTGCAAGGGCTCTTGCTACAGGTGCAGAACTGCTATTGCTCGATGAACCAGCTGCAGGTATGAACCCTCAGGAGACAGAAGAACTGATGGATACTATTCAAAATATAAGAAAAGATCTTGAAAAAACTGTTTTCCTTATAGAACATGATATGAAGTTAGTGATGGGTATATCGGATAGGATTATTGTGTTTGATTATGGTAAGTTGATAGCAGAAGGTACCCCTGAGGAGATCAAGAAAAACCCACGTGTTATTGAGGCTTATTTGGGTAAAGAGGTGGAAGAACATGCTTAAGTTAAAAAATATACATACAAAATATGGACATATTGAAGCGTTAAAGGGTATAGATATTCATATCAAAGAAGGTGAAATTGTAACAATAATAGGTGGCAATGGTGCTGGTAAAACGACCACTCTAAACACAATTTCAGGGATTGTAAAGCCTGTGGCTGGTGAGATATTCTTTCTCAATAAAGATATAACAAGTTGGAAAGCTGATAAGATTGTTGCTGAGGGGCTCATTCAAGTTCCTGAAGGGCGTCAGGTATTTCCGAATCTCACGGTGCATGAAAATCTTTTGTTGGGGGCATATTTACAGAAGGATAAGGTTAAGTTATCAGAAAAACTTGAGTATGTCTACTCACTTTTTCCGAGACTTAAGGAAAGGGAGAAACAGCTTGGGGGTACTCTATCTGGTGGTGAACAACAGATGCTTGCCATAGGTAGGGCTTTAATGGGCAACCCTGTTCTACTCTTGTTGGATGAACCTTCATTGGGGCTTGCACCCATTGTGGTACAAAATATTTTTAAGATAATTCAGGATATTAACAAACAGGGGACAACAATTCTTCTGGTGGAACAAAATGCCCACATGGCTCTTTCCATTGCCCATAGAGGGTATGTGTTAGAGACTGGGAAAATTACACTTGAGGATAATGCAAAAAACCTGCTCAATAACGATGAGGTGAGAAAAGCCTATCTTGGTGGATAATTTTGGGCATTGTTTTGGGATGTTAATTTTTTGTATATTTTATTTTAAGTTCCTTGACTTAATCTTTTTTGTTAAGTATATGCTTATATCATCAAAAAATCTTTAGAGGTGAGAGATGGCCAAAGTTTTGATAATTGGTGCTGGCGGTGTGGGGAATGTTGTTGCAAAAAAATGTGCAATGAACTCTGATGTATTTACCGATATAATGCTTGCCAGTAGAACAATAGAAAAATGTAACAAGATTAGAGATGAAATTAAATCCAATATAGGAGTGGATATTAAGACTGCTCAGGTGGATGCTGATAATGTTTCCGAACTTGTTAAGTTGTTAAATGAGTTTAAGCCTTTTATTGTGATAAATGTTGCGCTACCCTATCAGGATTTGACGATAATGGATGCTTGCTTGGAGGCAAAAGTTCATTACTTAGATACAGCAAACTATGAACCAAAAGATACTGCTAAATTTGAGTACAAATGGCAGTGGGCATATCAAGATAAATTTAAGGAAGCTGATTTGATCGCCATATTGGGGTGTGGATTTGATCCAGGAGTTACGAATGTTTTTTCTGCTTACGCTCAGAAACATATATACGATGAGATATATCAAATTGATATTCTGGATTGTAATGCTGGTAATCATGGTCATCCTTTTGCCACAAATTTCAACCCAGAGATAAACATAAGGGAAGTTACACAGGTTGTTCGCCATTGGGCAGATGGTAAATGGGTGGAAACCCCTCCAATAATAGAAGAGGGTTCTGTTCATTTTACATTTGATTATCCAAAAATAGGTCCACGTGAAAGCTATCTCCTTTACCATGAGGAACTTGAGTCTCTTGTG comes from the Calditerrivibrio sp. genome and includes:
- a CDS encoding ABC transporter ATP-binding protein, with the translated sequence MLKLKNIHTKYGHIEALKGIDIHIKEGEIVTIIGGNGAGKTTTLNTISGIVKPVAGEIFFLNKDITSWKADKIVAEGLIQVPEGRQVFPNLTVHENLLLGAYLQKDKVKLSEKLEYVYSLFPRLKEREKQLGGTLSGGEQQMLAIGRALMGNPVLLLLDEPSLGLAPIVVQNIFKIIQDINKQGTTILLVEQNAHMALSIAHRGYVLETGKITLEDNAKNLLNNDEVRKAYLGG
- a CDS encoding saccharopine dehydrogenase family protein; the protein is MAKVLIIGAGGVGNVVAKKCAMNSDVFTDIMLASRTIEKCNKIRDEIKSNIGVDIKTAQVDADNVSELVKLLNEFKPFIVINVALPYQDLTIMDACLEAKVHYLDTANYEPKDTAKFEYKWQWAYQDKFKEADLIAILGCGFDPGVTNVFSAYAQKHIYDEIYQIDILDCNAGNHGHPFATNFNPEINIREVTQVVRHWADGKWVETPPIIEEGSVHFTFDYPKIGPRESYLLYHEELESLVKNIKGLKKIRFWMTFSENYLTHLKVLRNVGMTRIDEVDYKGCKVVPMEFLKCLLPDPASLAQNYTGLTNIGNIFDGVKDGKRFKKYIYNVCDHAECYREVQSQAISYTTGVPAMIGAMMVIKGIWKGAGVFNVEQLDPDAFMEELNKQGLPWVIEDFEGELPE
- a CDS encoding branched-chain amino acid ABC transporter permease, which produces MDFSFLFNDYVVQVATNTGINIIMVLGLNLITGVTGQLSLGHAAFMSIGAYSSALVSTKLGAPFIVSLLCGTFTGAIFGAILGIPILRLRGDYLAIATLGFGEIIRVFLLNTDFVGGALGIYNIPDKTNFWIVLGLVIFSIVFMQRLEKSRHGMAIKSIREDEIASEMMGINISKYKIISFTIGSAFAALGGTLYAHFMTYINPVDFGFMKSIEQLCMLVLGGMGSIFGAVAGTIVLSTIPEFLRFASEYRMLTYGVVLIIMMIFRPQGLFGKIKVNV
- a CDS encoding ABC transporter ATP-binding protein, coding for MSEIILELKNISMHFGGLKAVDDVSFVINKGEILSLIGPNGAGKTTAFNVITGVYIPTAGEVIFKNTRLNDLKPYQITELGIARTFQNIRLFDQLTALDNIIIAMHCRRKSNMLQSIIRTFAYIAEEKQCIAEAEALLDYMGLLGDKDEQAQNLPYGKQRKLEIARALATGAELLLLDEPAAGMNPQETEELMDTIQNIRKDLEKTVFLIEHDMKLVMGISDRIIVFDYGKLIAEGTPEEIKKNPRVIEAYLGKEVEEHA